A single region of the Scyliorhinus canicula chromosome 31, sScyCan1.1, whole genome shotgun sequence genome encodes:
- the LOC119958822 gene encoding serine racemase-like: MPVQYCVSLASVQKAQAAIAGLIHRTPVLTNSTLDKRAGRKLFLKCELFQKTGSFKIRGALNAVSTLNERKNNGEEVRAVVTHSSGNHGQALAQAAQMQGPQAQRPEVKIYAAEPENADDCYRSKQTGRLTPNASPPVTVADAVKTSIGDETWPIIRDLVDDVFTVSEEEIKRATRLTWERAKLVIEPTAGIGVAVVLSRRFRALPGSLRNVCVVLCGGNVDLDSLEWLRQGDDDGQVTSG; the protein is encoded by the exons ATGCCCGTTCAGTACTGCGTCTCCCTGGCCAGTGTCCAGAAGGCCCAAGCGGCCATCGCTGGCCTCATTCACAGGACCCCAGTCCTCACCAACTCCACCCTGGACAAGCGGGCGGGGCGCAAGCTCTTCCTCAAGTGCGAACTTTTCCAGAAAACAGGATCGTTTAAG ATTCGCGGAGCCCTCAACGCTGTGTCCACACTGAACGAAAGGAAGAACAATGGCGAGGAAGTCCGTGCTGTGGTAACACACAGCAGTGGCAATCACGGACAGGCACTCGCACAGGCTGCTCAAATGCAAG gccctcagGCACAGAGGCCAGAGGTCAAGATCTACGCGGCGGAACCGGAGAACGCGGACGACTGCTACCGGTCCAAGCAGACCGGCCGTCTGACccccaacgccagcccccccgtGACGGTGGCCGACGCGGTGAAGACCAGCATCGGCGACGAGACCTGGCCCATCATCAGGGACCTGGTGGACGATGTGTTCACGGTCAGCGAGGAGGAGATCAAG CGAGCCACGCGGCTGACGTGGGAGCGGGCGAAGCTGGTGATCGAGCCCACCGCGGGCATCGGGGTGGCGGTGGTCCTCTCCCGCCGGTTCCGCGCCCTGCCCGGCAGCCTGCGCAACGTCTGCGTGGTGCTGTGCGGCGGCAACGTGGACCTGGACTCCCTCGAGTGGCTCCGCCAGGGAGACGACGACGGGCAAgtgacctctgggtga